A DNA window from Streptococcus sp. LPB0220 contains the following coding sequences:
- the gorA gene encoding glutathione-disulfide reductase produces MKEFDIISIGGGSGGIATMNRAGEHGARAAVIEEKQLGGTCVNRGCVPKKIMWYGAQIAEAIRDYGPDYGFTSEQTKFDFATLRKNREAYIDRSRNSYDGSFKRNGVELIEGRARFVDAHTVEVNGETIKAKHIVIATGAYPHIPSVPGAEFGETSDDVFAWEELPKSIAIIGAGYIAVELAGVLHHLGVQTDLFIRKDRVLRSFDSSISDGLMEEMEKQRLPLHKHKVPMKLEKLTDGRVKVYFEDMTSHVAEHVIWATGRKPNVKDLNLEAAGVTLNEKGFIAVDDYQNTVVPGIYALGDVTGEKELTPVAIKAGRTLSERLFNGKVDAKMDYTSIPTVVFSHPAIGTVGLTEEEALQTYGKENIKVYTSQFASMYTAVTQHRQQAKFKLITAGPEEKVVGLHGLGYGVDEMIQGFAVAIKMGATKADFDATVAIHPTGSEEFVTMR; encoded by the coding sequence ATGAAAGAATTTGATATTATTTCAATCGGTGGAGGTAGTGGAGGAATCGCTACCATGAACCGGGCTGGGGAGCACGGAGCACGCGCTGCTGTCATCGAAGAAAAACAATTGGGGGGCACCTGTGTCAACAGAGGATGTGTGCCTAAAAAGATTATGTGGTATGGTGCACAAATTGCAGAAGCCATTCGCGATTACGGGCCAGACTATGGTTTTACTTCTGAACAGACCAAATTTGATTTTGCAACCTTAAGAAAAAATCGTGAAGCCTATATTGATCGTTCTCGGAATTCTTATGATGGTAGTTTCAAACGCAATGGAGTCGAACTGATTGAAGGTCGTGCTCGTTTTGTGGATGCTCATACGGTTGAGGTAAATGGAGAGACCATCAAAGCCAAGCATATTGTAATTGCGACAGGAGCCTATCCTCATATTCCTTCTGTTCCTGGAGCAGAATTTGGCGAAACATCCGATGATGTCTTTGCTTGGGAGGAACTTCCAAAGTCTATTGCTATAATTGGAGCTGGCTACATTGCGGTAGAATTAGCCGGTGTACTTCACCATCTAGGCGTTCAAACGGACCTCTTCATTCGAAAAGATCGGGTATTACGTAGTTTTGATTCTTCCATTTCTGATGGTTTAATGGAAGAAATGGAAAAACAAAGACTTCCTCTTCACAAGCATAAGGTTCCCATGAAGCTTGAAAAATTAACAGACGGACGTGTCAAGGTTTACTTTGAAGATATGACCAGCCATGTAGCGGAACATGTCATCTGGGCAACCGGACGCAAACCAAACGTCAAGGATCTGAATTTAGAAGCAGCAGGTGTTACTTTAAATGAAAAGGGATTTATCGCAGTAGATGATTACCAAAACACCGTTGTTCCGGGCATCTATGCTCTTGGTGATGTCACGGGTGAAAAAGAGTTGACTCCAGTGGCCATTAAGGCTGGGCGAACCCTTTCTGAAAGACTATTTAATGGAAAAGTCGATGCTAAAATGGATTATACTAGCATCCCGACCGTTGTCTTTTCTCACCCTGCTATCGGAACGGTGGGCTTAACGGAAGAGGAAGCCCTACAAACTTATGGAAAAGAGAATATTAAAGTCTATACTTCTCAATTTGCTTCTATGTATACCGCCGTTACCCAACACCGCCAGCAGGCAAAATTTAAACTCATCACTGCGGGGCCAGAAGAAAAAGTCGTTGGTCTCCATGGACTTGGATATGGCGTGGACGAAATGATCCAAGGATTTGCCGTTGCTATCAAGATGGGAGCGACAAAAGCCGATTTCGATGCAACTGTCGCCATTCACCCAACTGGATCCGAAGAATTTGTGACCATGAGATAA
- a CDS encoding 5-methyltetrahydropteroyltriglutamate--homocysteine S-methyltransferase, whose amino-acid sequence MTPTHAPYRVDHVGSFLRPAVLVQAREDFAAGKISQADLTKVEDQAIRDLVEKEIAAGLKSVTDGEFRRAYWHLDFFWGFGGIDHVQAAQGYQFHDETTKADSALVVGKITGANHPFVEHYKFLRDLVADVDGVEPKYTIPAPAQFYFELIRDAEHVEQLNTIYPDFAAVREDIKQAYLQVIQDLYDAGLRTLQVDDCTWGVLVDDNFLTAWGAAQGKSKDEVRRELADLFLTFNNDVYQHVPAGLTVNTHVCRGNFHSTWASSGGYAPIAKELLGEEAVNAYFLEFDTDRAGGFEPLAEVTPGKGVVLGLLTSKSGQLENKDEVIARIKEASQYVPLENLYLSTQCGFASTEEGNILTEEDQWKKIGLIKEIVAEVWGE is encoded by the coding sequence TTGACACCTACACATGCACCTTATCGCGTAGACCATGTTGGTTCATTTCTTCGTCCAGCCGTTTTGGTTCAAGCTCGTGAAGATTTCGCAGCTGGAAAAATCAGTCAGGCTGACTTAACAAAAGTAGAGGATCAGGCGATTCGTGACCTCGTTGAAAAAGAAATTGCCGCTGGTCTGAAGTCAGTAACGGATGGGGAGTTCCGCCGGGCTTATTGGCACTTGGATTTCTTCTGGGGCTTCGGTGGCATTGATCATGTCCAAGCTGCACAAGGCTATCAATTCCATGATGAAACGACCAAGGCGGACTCAGCTCTTGTCGTTGGAAAGATCACGGGAGCCAATCATCCATTTGTAGAGCATTACAAGTTCTTGCGGGATCTTGTGGCAGATGTAGATGGTGTAGAACCTAAATATACTATTCCAGCGCCTGCGCAATTCTATTTTGAATTGATCCGTGATGCAGAACATGTAGAGCAATTGAATACCATCTATCCTGATTTTGCGGCTGTTCGTGAAGACATCAAGCAAGCCTATCTTCAAGTGATTCAAGATTTGTATGATGCAGGACTTCGGACTCTTCAAGTGGATGACTGTACGTGGGGTGTCTTGGTAGACGATAATTTCTTGACGGCTTGGGGAGCAGCTCAAGGCAAGTCAAAAGATGAGGTTCGCCGAGAACTCGCTGATCTCTTCTTGACCTTTAACAACGATGTCTACCAACATGTTCCAGCTGGTTTGACCGTCAATACGCACGTTTGTCGTGGGAACTTCCATTCCACTTGGGCTTCATCAGGTGGCTATGCTCCGATTGCCAAAGAACTCCTTGGAGAAGAAGCGGTCAATGCTTACTTCCTTGAGTTTGATACCGATCGTGCCGGTGGTTTTGAACCACTTGCAGAAGTAACCCCTGGTAAAGGAGTGGTGTTAGGCCTCTTGACATCTAAGAGTGGTCAATTGGAAAACAAGGACGAAGTGATTGCTCGTATTAAAGAAGCGAGTCAGTATGTACCGTTGGAAAATCTTTACCTGTCGACTCAGTGTGGCTTTGCTTCAACAGAAGAAGGAAACATTTTGACAGAAGAAGACCAATGGAAAAAAATCGGTTTGATTAAGGAAATTGTCGCTGAAGTTTGGGGCGAATAA
- a CDS encoding 3-hydroxyacyl-ACP dehydratase, whose translation MDITTKFDRIKDILGCADGRYFGTGYTQVKYFQKVKYIAFD comes from the coding sequence ATGGATATTACAACTAAGTTTGACCGTATCAAAGATATTCTCGGTTGCGCTGATGGAAGATACTTTGGCACTGGATATACTCAAGTAAAATATTTTCAGAAAGTTAAATATATTGCTTTTGATTGA
- a CDS encoding winged helix-turn-helix transcriptional regulator: METCKKQSLKKSICPARRVLNLLKGKFTLEILSEIIDGNIHYSSLLRSVEGINPRILAQRLHDFEQEGILSRKVLPTSPPQVEYKMTKKGIALRSIVEEMKKWEHTYGD; the protein is encoded by the coding sequence ATGGAGACTTGCAAGAAGCAATCTTTGAAAAAATCAATTTGTCCAGCAAGAAGGGTCTTGAATTTACTAAAAGGTAAATTTACTCTTGAGATCTTATCTGAAATTATTGATGGTAATATACATTATAGTAGTCTTTTGCGTAGTGTAGAAGGTATTAATCCTAGAATATTAGCTCAACGATTACATGATTTTGAGCAAGAAGGTATTTTATCAAGAAAAGTTTTACCGACATCGCCTCCACAGGTTGAATATAAAATGACAAAAAAAGGTATTGCTCTAAGAAGTATCGTTGAAGAAATGAAAAAATGGGAGCATACTTATGGTGATTAG
- a CDS encoding YdbC family protein, with amino-acid sequence MAEFSFQIEEHLLVLSENDKGWTKELNRVSFNGAPAKYDIRTWSPDHTKMGKGITLTNEEFQVMLDAFKN; translated from the coding sequence ATGGCAGAATTTTCATTCCAAATCGAAGAACATTTACTGGTCTTGTCAGAAAATGACAAGGGTTGGACCAAGGAATTGAACCGTGTAAGTTTTAACGGTGCTCCAGCTAAGTATGATATCCGGACCTGGAGTCCCGACCATACAAAGATGGGGAAAGGCATTACACTCACGAACGAAGAGTTTCAAGTTATGCTCGATGCATTTAAAAATTAA
- a CDS encoding cyclase family protein produces MSDLLSIYKELQAKKWVDLSHQINAESPHFPALPALQQEDLFTLKDGFHVQKFTVVGQYGTHIDAPIHFVEGGRWLDEIALKDLLLPLYVIDKSKEVAANPNFILSKQDILDFEAEHGQIAEGAFVAFRSDWSKRWPDQDAMRNLDENGVQQSPGWSREALEFLIHERHVKAVGHETFDTDAGIPAAEHGLVNEYYLLEQNIYQVEVLNQLDQVPAVGALISIAFPHWDKATGSPVRAIAILP; encoded by the coding sequence ATGTCAGATTTACTAAGTATTTATAAAGAATTGCAAGCTAAAAAATGGGTGGACTTGAGTCACCAGATCAATGCGGAAAGTCCACACTTCCCCGCCCTTCCTGCTTTGCAACAAGAAGATCTTTTCACATTAAAAGATGGTTTCCATGTTCAAAAATTTACAGTGGTTGGTCAATACGGTACGCATATCGATGCACCAATTCACTTTGTAGAAGGTGGTCGTTGGTTAGATGAAATTGCCCTTAAAGATCTCCTCTTGCCACTCTATGTTATAGACAAGTCTAAAGAAGTTGCAGCCAATCCAAACTTTATCTTGAGCAAACAAGATATCTTAGACTTTGAGGCAGAGCATGGACAAATTGCTGAGGGTGCTTTTGTTGCCTTCCGTAGTGATTGGTCAAAACGTTGGCCGGATCAAGATGCTATGCGCAACCTTGATGAAAATGGGGTTCAACAAAGTCCAGGATGGAGCCGTGAAGCTCTGGAATTCTTGATTCATGAACGCCATGTCAAGGCTGTGGGGCATGAAACCTTTGATACCGATGCGGGTATTCCAGCAGCAGAGCATGGCTTGGTCAATGAATACTACCTCTTGGAACAAAACATCTACCAAGTTGAAGTCTTGAACCAATTGGATCAAGTCCCAGCTGTAGGTGCCTTGATTTCAATTGCCTTCCCTCATTGGGACAAGGCAACTGGTTCACCTGTTCGTGCCATTGCCATCTTACCATAA
- a CDS encoding ABC transporter permease, whose protein sequence is MQNWKFAISSIMSHKLRSFLTMVGIIIGVASVVVIMALGDGMKAGVTKTFTKDQEYVQISYSPNKSGYVTGINIGPSEETGEGGSESGPAAEDRGMAAPSDIEGENAEDIDGQVKEAPPVVQESWVKELTKIQGIDGYYVGNTSNATIAFQKKKADGVNIQGVNETYFSVKKVELLSGRKLTPADYSNFSRVVLLDEGLAQQLFGTENPLNQVVSVGDNNYRVVGIFKDPNAGTALYGASSGGSALMANTQLASEFGTDEIQNIVVHVPNVKEIKSVGIEAAQKLTELSGVRQGEFQIFNLDSILEETNKVVGIMTTVIGAIAGISLLVGGIGVMNIMLVSVTERTREIGLRKALGATRGKILVQFLIESMVLTIIGGLFGLILAYGVNSLITSLAAASLEGPPIISLNVAIGSIIFSAFVGILFGILPANKASKLNPIEALRYE, encoded by the coding sequence ATGCAAAATTGGAAATTTGCAATCAGCTCGATTATGAGCCATAAATTACGGTCTTTCTTGACCATGGTGGGGATCATTATAGGAGTTGCCTCTGTTGTTGTCATCATGGCTCTTGGAGATGGCATGAAAGCTGGTGTTACCAAGACCTTCACTAAGGACCAAGAATATGTACAAATCTCCTATTCTCCCAATAAGAGTGGTTATGTGACTGGGATCAATATTGGTCCCTCTGAGGAAACAGGAGAAGGTGGAAGCGAAAGTGGCCCTGCAGCTGAAGATCGAGGGATGGCTGCTCCATCGGATATCGAGGGAGAAAATGCTGAAGATATTGATGGTCAAGTCAAGGAAGCACCACCAGTTGTGCAAGAATCTTGGGTCAAGGAATTAACCAAGATTCAAGGTATCGATGGTTACTATGTTGGCAATACCTCCAATGCAACCATTGCTTTTCAAAAGAAAAAAGCAGACGGGGTGAATATCCAAGGGGTAAATGAGACCTATTTTTCTGTTAAAAAAGTTGAGCTCTTATCTGGACGAAAATTAACCCCTGCAGACTATAGTAATTTCTCACGGGTAGTGCTTCTTGATGAAGGCTTGGCTCAACAATTATTTGGAACGGAAAATCCGCTGAATCAGGTGGTCTCTGTTGGGGACAACAATTATCGCGTCGTTGGAATTTTCAAGGATCCAAATGCAGGGACTGCCCTCTATGGAGCTTCTTCAGGTGGAAGTGCCTTGATGGCCAATACCCAGCTAGCTTCTGAATTTGGAACAGACGAGATTCAGAACATCGTCGTTCACGTTCCAAATGTGAAAGAAATCAAATCTGTTGGGATCGAAGCTGCTCAAAAGCTAACAGAACTTTCAGGTGTTCGCCAAGGGGAATTCCAAATCTTTAATTTGGATAGCATCCTAGAGGAAACCAACAAAGTGGTCGGAATTATGACGACAGTGATCGGTGCTATTGCAGGGATTTCCCTCTTGGTTGGTGGGATTGGAGTCATGAATATCATGTTGGTTTCTGTTACTGAGCGGACGAGAGAAATTGGTCTTCGCAAAGCATTGGGAGCAACTCGAGGTAAGATTCTGGTTCAATTTTTGATTGAGTCTATGGTCTTAACCATCATTGGTGGGCTATTTGGACTTATCCTTGCTTATGGTGTGAATAGCTTGATTACTTCCCTTGCTGCAGCCTCCTTAGAAGGACCACCGATTATTTCCTTAAATGTCGCAATCGGTAGCATTATTTTCTCTGCTTTTGTAGGCATTCTCTTTGGGATTTTACCAGCAAATAAGGCTTCTAAGTTAAATCCGATCGAGGCCTTGCGTTATGAATAA
- a CDS encoding efflux RND transporter periplasmic adaptor subunit encodes MKKLKKWQLFTAAGAAIAVIGTGSVMVFSHPSTPDQAVTKETLMVQTVKDGSIASSVLLTGKVTANQEQYVYFDGTKGDLQSILVNVGDQVTAGQPIVQYSSTEAQTAYDAAVRAVNKADRQLNDLLTNGVTIDTTGDEEADAKSASQTQRTVDSQASDLRDAKSDAVDNMNKAKALLDATTVKSNTDGTVVEVNKDVSKSTTGTNQTLVHIVSNGNLQVKGELSEYNLANISEGQEVVLTSKVYPDKTWTGKISYVANYPTDAGQAGANAAGGTQGSGGAKYPFTVDITSDIGELKQGFSVNIEVKSSTQHPLVPVTSVMADGDTSYVWTVENGKAKKVKVTLGNADAENQEILSGLKKDAQVIVNPNEKLEDGKEIGKYDKID; translated from the coding sequence ATGAAGAAATTGAAAAAATGGCAACTATTTACAGCCGCAGGTGCGGCAATTGCGGTGATTGGAACAGGAAGTGTGATGGTGTTTTCACATCCAAGTACTCCTGATCAAGCAGTCACTAAAGAAACTCTAATGGTGCAAACGGTCAAGGATGGCTCGATCGCTTCTTCGGTCTTGTTAACTGGGAAGGTCACTGCCAATCAGGAGCAGTATGTCTATTTTGATGGAACCAAAGGTGATTTGCAGTCGATTTTGGTCAATGTAGGAGATCAAGTGACGGCCGGTCAGCCAATCGTTCAATATAGCAGTACGGAGGCCCAAACAGCTTACGATGCAGCCGTTCGTGCTGTCAATAAGGCAGATCGTCAGTTAAATGATTTACTGACAAATGGTGTGACCATTGATACGACAGGAGATGAAGAAGCAGATGCCAAGTCAGCTTCACAGACCCAACGCACTGTTGATTCTCAAGCTAGCGATTTACGAGATGCCAAGTCTGATGCGGTTGATAATATGAACAAGGCTAAGGCACTTCTGGATGCGACAACAGTCAAGAGTAATACAGATGGCACTGTGGTCGAAGTCAATAAAGATGTTTCAAAATCGACTACAGGGACCAACCAAACTCTGGTTCACATTGTGAGCAACGGAAATTTACAAGTCAAAGGGGAATTATCTGAATACAATTTGGCCAATATCTCTGAAGGTCAGGAAGTGGTTCTCACTTCCAAAGTTTATCCGGATAAAACCTGGACAGGAAAGATTTCTTATGTAGCGAATTATCCGACTGACGCGGGTCAAGCAGGGGCCAATGCAGCAGGAGGAACACAAGGAAGTGGGGGAGCCAAGTACCCATTCACAGTAGATATTACTAGTGACATTGGGGAACTCAAACAAGGCTTTTCTGTCAATATTGAAGTCAAAAGTTCTACTCAACATCCCCTTGTTCCCGTGACCAGTGTCATGGCTGATGGAGATACGAGTTATGTATGGACGGTCGAAAATGGTAAGGCTAAGAAAGTAAAAGTGACGCTTGGTAACGCCGATGCAGAAAACCAGGAAATCTTGTCAGGCTTGAAGAAAGATGCCCAAGTTATTGTGAATCCTAATGAGAAACTGGAAGATGGAAAAGAGATCGGAAAATATGACAAAATTGATTGA
- a CDS encoding ABC transporter ATP-binding protein yields the protein MTKLIELKGINKTYKNGDQELRVLKDIDLEVEEGEFVAIMGPSGSGKSTLMNVIGLLDRPTSGEYFLEGQEVGNLSEKKLARVRNEQIGFVFQQFFLLSKLNAFQNVELPLIYAGVHPTKRKELAEQYLEKVELHSRMHHLPSELSGGQKQRVAIARALVNQPAIVLADEPTGALDTKTGEQIMDLLTKLNQEGKTIIMVTHEPEIAAFAHRRIVIRDGVISSDSKLERGT from the coding sequence ATGACAAAATTGATTGAACTAAAAGGAATCAATAAAACCTATAAAAATGGAGACCAAGAACTTCGTGTCTTAAAAGACATCGATTTAGAAGTCGAAGAGGGCGAGTTTGTGGCTATTATGGGCCCATCTGGCTCAGGAAAATCAACCTTGATGAACGTCATTGGCTTGTTGGACAGGCCGACCAGTGGAGAATATTTCCTAGAAGGCCAGGAAGTCGGAAATCTCAGTGAGAAAAAATTAGCGCGTGTTCGAAATGAACAGATTGGTTTTGTCTTTCAACAATTCTTTCTTCTCTCCAAGCTCAATGCTTTTCAAAATGTAGAACTCCCTCTCATTTATGCAGGGGTTCATCCTACTAAAAGAAAGGAATTAGCTGAGCAATATCTTGAAAAGGTAGAGCTTCATTCTCGCATGCACCATTTGCCTTCGGAACTCTCTGGAGGTCAAAAACAGCGGGTTGCGATCGCTCGAGCTCTCGTCAATCAGCCAGCCATCGTCTTAGCAGATGAGCCGACTGGTGCCCTAGATACCAAGACGGGAGAGCAAATAATGGACTTGTTAACCAAGCTGAATCAAGAAGGAAAGACCATTATCATGGTTACACACGAACCAGAAATTGCAGCTTTTGCTCATCGTCGCATTGTCATTCGTGATGGAGTGATCTCCTCAGATAGCAAGCTGGAAAGGGGGACCTAA
- a CDS encoding peptidase U32 family protein, translating into MTNTKKRPEVLVPAGTLEKLKVAVNYGADAVFVGGQAYGLRSRAGNFTMDELREGIEYAHARGVDVHVASNMVTHEGNEQGAGEWFRELRDMGLDAVIVSDPALIEICATYAPGLNIHLSTQASATNVETFHFWKEYGLTRVVLAREVSMEELAEIRKRTDLEIEAFVHGAMCISYSGRCTLSNHMSDRDANRGGCSQSCRWKYDLYDMPFGQERKSIKGQVPEEYSMSAVDMCMIENIPDMIDNGVDSLKIEGRMKSVHYVSTVANCYKAACDAYMESPEAFYAIKDDLINELWKVAQRELATGFYYQTPTENEQLFGARRKIPQYKFVGEVVDFDPSTMTATIRQRNVINEGDQVEFYGPGFRHFECQIQDLHDKDGVKIDRAPNPMELLTITVPQEVKPGDMIRSCQEGLINLYSKDGASKTVRV; encoded by the coding sequence ATGACAAATACAAAAAAACGTCCAGAGGTTTTGGTACCTGCTGGAACATTAGAAAAATTAAAAGTTGCCGTTAATTATGGGGCAGACGCAGTGTTCGTCGGTGGACAAGCCTATGGTTTGCGTAGCCGTGCTGGAAACTTTACCATGGATGAGCTTCGTGAAGGTATCGAATATGCGCATGCACGTGGCGTAGATGTACACGTGGCTTCGAACATGGTGACCCATGAGGGAAATGAACAAGGGGCTGGTGAATGGTTCCGTGAATTACGAGATATGGGCCTTGACGCCGTGATCGTCTCAGACCCGGCCTTGATTGAAATCTGTGCAACTTATGCACCTGGACTCAATATTCACTTGTCTACGCAAGCTTCTGCAACCAACGTGGAGACCTTCCATTTCTGGAAAGAATATGGCTTGACCCGTGTCGTCTTGGCCCGTGAGGTATCCATGGAAGAGTTGGCAGAGATCCGTAAGCGTACCGATCTTGAGATCGAAGCCTTCGTTCATGGAGCCATGTGTATTTCTTATTCCGGACGTTGTACCCTTTCTAACCACATGTCTGACCGGGATGCCAACCGTGGTGGTTGTTCTCAATCTTGTCGTTGGAAATACGATCTCTATGATATGCCATTTGGCCAAGAACGCAAGAGTATCAAAGGACAAGTCCCAGAAGAATATTCTATGTCAGCCGTGGACATGTGTATGATCGAAAATATTCCAGACATGATTGACAATGGGGTTGATAGCTTGAAGATCGAAGGTCGGATGAAATCTGTCCATTACGTATCAACAGTTGCCAACTGTTACAAGGCAGCTTGTGATGCCTATATGGAAAGTCCAGAAGCCTTTTATGCCATTAAGGATGATTTGATCAATGAATTGTGGAAAGTCGCTCAACGTGAATTAGCAACTGGATTCTACTACCAAACACCGACTGAAAATGAACAATTGTTTGGGGCACGTCGTAAGATTCCGCAATACAAATTTGTAGGAGAAGTGGTGGACTTTGATCCATCTACCATGACTGCGACGATTCGCCAACGGAATGTCATCAATGAAGGCGACCAAGTGGAATTCTACGGACCAGGCTTCCGTCATTTTGAATGCCAGATCCAAGACTTGCATGATAAGGATGGAGTGAAGATTGATCGCGCACCAAATCCGATGGAACTTCTTACGATCACCGTTCCACAAGAAGTCAAGCCAGGAGATATGATTCGTTCTTGCCAGGAAGGTTTAATCAATCTCTACTCAAAAGATGGGGCAAGTAAAACTGTTCGAGTATAA
- a CDS encoding MFS transporter yields the protein MKKTNTKAPAYLLFILSLGYIMAVLDTTGVVLAVPHIETAMSVSLEQSIWIINAYTLALGSLLLLSGNLTTKYGAKRILLFGMTIFTLASFGCSFSPNIETLIILRFVQGFGASLFMPSSLALLFISYPDSTKRARMLGIWTAIISVATGTGSFIGGLIINYFGWRGIFLINIPLGILTVISILLLVKNNIANPKTRIDIFSNIFLVATIGSLVIYLVEGNQYGYSNLNLLLFLLLFILFTVGLVVHDKKSKAPIVPHQLLKNAKFIVSNLLGLVVNISLYGIVLVLGLYFQTYLNLSSMVSGLLILPGMIVLIIGNLFYARAVKRFSVGSLATVSIIFAIVGAAGIFGIGVLFHEIQLYILIPLFSLMSLGIGVLTPATTTILMEAAGQELSGIAGATLNANKQIGGLFGTTIMGILTTNLSHNWNMVIVVAFLVNVIMYIATWLIASRYLYGKE from the coding sequence ATGAAAAAAACAAATACAAAAGCGCCAGCTTATCTACTTTTTATTCTTTCACTAGGATACATTATGGCGGTCCTAGATACAACCGGAGTGGTTCTTGCTGTTCCCCATATTGAAACAGCTATGAGCGTCTCATTAGAGCAATCCATTTGGATTATTAACGCCTATACACTAGCTTTAGGCTCTTTACTCCTACTTTCAGGAAATCTAACAACAAAATATGGTGCTAAACGAATTTTATTATTTGGAATGACAATTTTTACACTTGCCTCATTTGGGTGCTCTTTTTCACCAAATATTGAAACATTAATCATACTTAGATTCGTTCAAGGTTTCGGTGCTTCTTTGTTTATGCCTAGTTCATTAGCACTTTTATTCATTTCATACCCTGATTCTACTAAAAGAGCACGTATGTTAGGAATTTGGACAGCAATTATTTCTGTTGCAACCGGTACTGGTTCTTTTATTGGTGGACTAATTATTAACTACTTCGGATGGAGGGGTATTTTCTTAATCAATATTCCATTGGGAATTTTGACAGTAATTTCAATATTACTTCTTGTGAAAAACAATATTGCCAATCCAAAGACTAGAATTGACATTTTCAGTAATATATTTCTTGTTGCAACTATCGGAAGTCTAGTTATTTACCTTGTTGAAGGGAATCAATATGGCTATAGTAACCTAAATCTTTTATTGTTTCTTCTCCTGTTTATATTATTTACTGTTGGTTTAGTAGTCCACGATAAAAAAAGTAAAGCACCTATTGTTCCCCACCAACTATTAAAAAATGCTAAGTTTATTGTCTCTAATCTGTTAGGTTTAGTAGTTAACATTTCATTATATGGTATTGTTTTGGTGCTAGGACTTTATTTTCAAACTTATTTAAACCTCTCCTCAATGGTTTCTGGACTCCTCATTCTACCAGGAATGATTGTCTTAATTATTGGTAATTTATTTTACGCACGTGCTGTAAAACGATTTTCCGTGGGAAGCCTCGCTACTGTCTCAATTATTTTTGCCATTGTAGGAGCAGCAGGAATTTTTGGAATTGGAGTCCTTTTTCATGAAATTCAACTATACATCCTAATCCCTTTATTTTCTTTAATGAGCCTTGGTATCGGAGTGTTAACTCCAGCAACTACTACCATTCTTATGGAAGCTGCTGGTCAAGAATTATCTGGAATTGCTGGTGCAACTTTAAACGCTAACAAACAAATTGGTGGACTTTTTGGTACAACAATTATGGGGATTCTAACTACTAATTTATCCCATAATTGGAATATGGTTATCGTTGTCGCATTTTTGGTTAACGTGATAATGTATATTGCTACTTGGTTAATTGCTAGTCGTTACCTTTATGGAAAAGAATAA